The DNA segment ttcatttgttttaagGAGAAACGTAATTTTCCACGATATCATTTATGGTTATTAACAcgtaattttggtaatttttatctTAAACTTCGAATCTAAAATTCTGAATCctgaattttaaattcaaactcAAATCTCGAATCTTAAACTCAAACTTTGAATCccaaactctaaaccttaaatttTGATCTCAAAACCGAATCCTGAGTTATGAACACTGATCTTAAGTTGGGTTCAAGGTTCAAGTTTTGGGATTAAAGTTCAGAACTCGTGATTCAAGTTCGAGTTTGAGGTTTGAGTTCAAGTTAAGATTTTAAGAGATTCCAGTTGCATTTTTAATATCACATTAAACAAAATATCAAATGTTTGCTTTCGTTAACTTTATGAGTAAATGAATTAGTGAAACAAAAAATGAGTTTACCTTGGATGTTTAGAATGTAAGATATTTTTTTGTCCATATTTTCTCCATGCATGCCCATCTTCTATTTTATCAGACACCACTATCTTTGTTTGAGCAAACCTCCTACAAAAATAACATCCAAttaataccaaaaataattatggaagAATTAGTGCTATATTCTCATGAGTAGAAACACGATAATTAACCATTCTACCATATCTCGtggttaatatttaaaataaattatgataaaaaatattcaattataaattttttttatcatccaataataaaaatatataaaatgaacaCTTAATTATTTAAGTCAATTAAtgacaaaaatacaaaattaaataagggtaaactataaaagtagtcacttttgtttgaaatattacgttttattcacttacgttatcgttttgttatgaaGTGATCACTTTACGGTTAAACTTCATTACCTCCCTAATAACAGTCTTACGTagcagtccaaatgagttttaaattcTAACTTTAATGTCCAGTTGCtaggatgaaaatagatttttaattaaataaatttaatttagactGTCACATAAGACAcctaagttgacatttaaaacccatttgaatTGTCACGTAGGACCGCCGTTACGGAGGTAACGGTgaaccacttcgtaacaaaataataacgtaagtgactaaaatgtaatatttcaaacataagtgactaaaatataatctgatacaaataaaaatgattattttataatttacccaTAAATAACTAGtgacaatttatttaattatttggttaccgggggaaaaaaagaagaatctTTCTTACTTTCTCTTGTAACAGCCCCTCTTATCCTTAACGAATGCTGAAAGTGATCTCTTGCTGCTCTCACTAGAATCTTGAGACTTACAATCATCATTACAAGTTGCCTGATTCTGGGAAATCACTTCATCATGATGACCAGCTTCAGCTAGCATAGAAAGTGTCTGATTAAATGACCACAAGATCTTTTGCACAAGCTCCTCAGCTTGTTGAGGGGGCTTGTTGTTGTGGAGTACAATAACTTGAAGCTCAGTAGCACACTGTTGACCTTCCACAAGTTTTTGTATTACCCTTTTCTTGTTGCTTGATAGTGTTTCAGGTTCAGGCCATGGATAAAGAGTATCCATAGTTCTTATCACccccagaaaaaaaaaaaaacctctatgGCTTTTATTTGTTGCCTCACTCCCAGTCTTAgtaagtgtatgtatatatatatgtatatgtgtgtatgtagGTGAAAGGAGCAGAAGAGATAAGATCATAAGAAGCCTTTAATAGAGGAGAAAAAAGGTACAAGAGATGAGAAATGAGGAAAGGGGGAAGAATGTCAAGGGAAATTGTAAGGAAAGGGGGTGTAATGCATTGATGAAGTTTAATTGCTGACAAAAGCAAAATGACGTTTAATCAATGATGGAAAGCTGATGTCAAACGTCTTCACTTTTTCCCTATTCTTCTTTTGTTGTATATGCAGGATTATAATTTTGCTATTAGATTttgtaatttatgtaagttatgaatttagatCTAGTATTTTCACCATAATTTAGTCATTGAAAGATTAGACAGAATCCTGCCAGTCCAAATCAAAGTTTCCAACAGAGGCCAGTTtttacattttcataattttaaaaggataaattATACTTAATGGTTCGAAGACGCTTGACACCATTCCGACCAGCAGCTAAACGGCCGTCCTGCGGATTACTACCGGAAAGAGAAAATATAGACACAGGAGATCCATCATCCTGGAAGAAAAACGTATTAAAAATAAGTGGATTCAAGTACAAGATCCCATGTGATTATGAGTTATCCAATGTGATTAAAGATTGAATTTGATTCGATGGTTAACAGTAAATGGAGAATTCAGAAAAAAGAATACCTTGTAAATGCCGCGAAAGTGAGACCAAGAAGCCTCCCCCTGATCCGCCCACCACTCCTTTCAAGAAATTGAACATCTTTTTCTCTTAAGGAAGAAAGGGAGAAAGGAGTGCCaatttgtttaaatttcattGGAGGGGTAATTTTGacaatttcaatttattattcACCTTATAGCGTGGAGACTTAGAGGAGATAAGTGTGCAAGGATGTTAAAAGTGCAAAAGTGAATATTGAAGACAATATAAAGGTTAGAATGCTTGAGGATCAATCATTTCTTCATCGTGTTGTGACGTATTTAATGTAGAGGTTCTATGTTTTGAGATGTTGCCATTATTGCAAAGCGCATAGGGAGAATACTCGTGATGGAACTTATTCTGTCATTCTTTTTAAATGACAGTATAGAGTTGTTACATTCAAGTGAGATTTGGAAGCCTAAAAGTCACGTTCTCAATAGAAGAATAGTTACCTTAAAGAATGACTGACTTGTTCATAGAAGTGGGTAGGTAAGACCGTCTTGGAAGGAACAAATAGTTTATTTGCAAAGATAAGCAACCAATATTTTCTGAGGAGAATAGGAGGTAAGGTGGAAGTAGGCCACTTGAAACATTGATAACCTGGTGACCTTCCAGACGGTAGAGAGCGAAAGAGTTATTCACGGGTATCTTTCTGATCATTCCTCATGTTGCCAAGTGCCTAAAGGAGGAGGGGGTATGAAAAATGCATTGTCGTCGAAGACTTGAACGAATGGTCTTGACAAGGAAATCTAGGCGTGTTGGAATGGTCCTTGAGTAAACCATTATAGTGATGGCAATATTCGAATCACACGATAAATTCTAAAccaatttgtttcaaattgaacaaattgatttTGAAAAGTGATGCAAGGTAGGGTGAATTTTCTTTTGGATAATGTGTATAGAATGATTATGGTAATTGTTTATTTCACTACACTCTACCCCGTCTCATTATATGAAATAATCATTTTATCttcgtgtgtatatatataactattaaaaaggaaaaaatgtaaTGATTTGTTGTAGAAAATACtcatatgttttatactt comes from the Gossypium hirsutum isolate 1008001.06 chromosome A06, Gossypium_hirsutum_v2.1, whole genome shotgun sequence genome and includes:
- the LOC107944436 gene encoding probable WRKY transcription factor 70 isoform X1, producing the protein MILSLLLLSPTYTHIHIYIHTLTKTGSEATNKSHRGFFFFLGVIRTMDTLYPWPEPETLSSNKKRVIQKLVEGQQCATELQVIVLHNNKPPQQAEELVQKILWSFNQTLSMLAEAGHHDEVISQNQATCNDDCKSQDSSESSKRSLSAFVKDKRGCYKRKRFAQTKIVVSDKIEDGHAWRKYGQKNILHSKHPRSYFRCSHKHDQGCSAIKQVQRMEDDAQMYHITYIGTHTCRDQYSSMATPRIDSPSPILKLESEEQATTPSNVTDLDSMTMWTDVMMGGVGFETDVVSNMYSCTEITCLDLEPVELENGLLFDDTDFA
- the LOC107944436 gene encoding probable WRKY transcription factor 70 isoform X2; protein product: MILSLLLLSPTYTHIHIYIHTLTKTGSEATNKSHRGFFFFLGVIRTMDTLYPWPEPETLSSNKKRVIQKLVEGQQCATELQVIVLHNNKPPQQAEELVQKILWSFNQTLSMLAEAGHHDEVISQNQATCNDDCKSQDSSESSKRSLSAFVKDKRGCYKRKSYFRCSHKHDQGCSAIKQVQRMEDDAQMYHITYIGTHTCRDQYSSMATPRIDSPSPILKLESEEQATTPSNVTDLDSMTMWTDVMMGGVGFETDVVSNMYSCTEITCLDLEPVELENGLLFDDTDFA